In Harpia harpyja isolate bHarHar1 chromosome 21, bHarHar1 primary haplotype, whole genome shotgun sequence, the DNA window TGTTTGACAACAAACCTCAGGAAGAAAGTGGAAAGGGTCCTACGCAGGTAATTCCCTCTCCTGTCACGCAAATGCTCTCACCGTGCTCCCAGAGGAAGGTGCTGCCCCTTGGTGCCAGTGGTGAGGAGAGTGGGTAGCAGAGCATGGAGCATCTTTCAGCCCAGCACAGCCACCACctgggcatggggctggcagTACTGTCCCCAGGGCCACCGCTCCTGCCGGGCACGTGGTATTTCAGGCTGCGGCCAGATCAGTGATGTGTACTTGGAGCGGGGTGCTCAGGGGAGGAAGCATGGGGCTCAGGTGAGAAGCCAGCCCCAAGGATGTGGGCTCACCGAGGGGAGCCATCTGCAGCAGGCATGCAACCCAGCCCCAGGAGGTGGGGAGCATCGTAGGGCCACATGGCAACCTGCCTCCTGGTGTGGTGCTGCTGCCACCCgagccccttccctgcccatcCCACTCTGATCCCAGCTCTTTGGCCCTACTGTGCCCGTCCCCCCGCCAGGAGCTGCagtgctcccccccagccccacagggaaGCCCGCCCAGGCCATGTGCAGAAGGATGCCGGCTAcgactgggctgggctgggcaggctCCGGTCCGGTGGGGAGCAATGCCTGTTGCAGGGGCTGTCAGCTCCTTGAGCCACTGCCTGGACCTGCCCCTGGGCAGCTCCTGGTCCTGGCTGCCCAAAGCTGCAGTGTGCCCCAGTGCACAGAGACGCgctctttcccttcccatcctGCAAAACTCGTCTCCTTCTCCCCAAAAGCCGGGGGGAGCAGATTGTTTTCCCAAGTGGCTCCAGTTGCCACATCGGTGGCAatctggagatgctgctgcttccttctccttcccaggcTGTGCATCCCCACACTAGCCTGGCTGCGAGGTCTCCCAGGGCAGAGTTCTGCCCCAGGACCTGCCGCACAGGGGAAGGATTTGGCCCTTGAGAAATGAGCCCCACCCACGCCAAATGAGCCCTCAAATTTGCTACCCTCCCCAGGAGAAATGCACGGTTTTGTTCTGATGGGGAAGCCGGCAAGTCCCTCCAGGGCAAAGCGGCGTCTGGAGGGGCTGACGCAGGCGTGTGCATTGGTGTCGGGTGCCTTGTGACTGCAGGAGATTGCTGCTTGGCCATCTGTGGAGGAGCCCAATTTCATCAGCGTGGAGCCTCTGCAGATCTGGCTCCTCTGGGAGGCAAGGAGTCGGGGTGCTGTGCTCACTTGCCCACtcccggggcaggcagggtgaCAGGCTACAGGACAGGTGCGACCCCACTGTCCCCAGGGAGGCTGCGGTGGGAAGCACACAAGGGCCAGCCCTGCgtcggggggctgcgggggacgTTTCCCAGACATTTTGATCTTGGGGAAGACACCTGGAAGTGGGGAGGTGTGTTTTAGCCTGGATTGTTTTTCCAGGCCAGATTACCCCTGTCCTGGCAGAGGACAGGGTCAGTCCCATGCAGCCAGGGAGGCAGGACCACCTTTCCAGCAGCAATGCCAGGTTAAAGGCAGTCGGTCTGCAGCCTCTCCCCATCCTGTCTGTCCATCTGACTGTCCTCTTTGCACCACGATTGCACGTTCATGTGCAGGGTTGCAGGTATCTGCATTTAGTCCAGCTCTGCACCAGCTTTGGTGCATGAGCTTTGGAACATCTCAGTCGGCTCTGGCACTGCAGCACCCCAGGAGGCGGCAAAGCCGCTCAGCTCCGTGCCCAgcacagcgttcagggctgcggtTTCTCTTTCATCTCCTGCCCTCAGCAGGGAAATCatccctgggctgggctggggctgccccagggaGGCTCCAGCTGGGCAGGCAGGTCGCCTGGGCGCTTCAATGTCAGCTTGAGGTGGTTTAGCTTCAACGCCTTTAATagtgtttgttttcctctgaggTGGTTTGACAAAAGAGGGTTAATAATGGGGCCAGCATGTATGGGCACACCAATAGGGTTTGGGCAAAAATTCCATCACTGGCCTGGGTTTAAATCCCAAACATGGGAGCTCCAGACCAAGGTCCCAGCAGCTCCACTCCCCGGgggccaggaggtgcccacagaGCAAAGCCATTTgcccagggagctgcaggcacAGCTCACCAGCTCCATGCTGTCCTTCTTCCAGGGCACACAGCGGTTCCCAGGGAGGTGTGGGAAGATTCACGTGCTGTGCCCCTCTGTTCCCACAAGGAGCCATCTCCAGGCACCTGCCACCATGTCCAAGGACGACGTGGGCTGCAAGCTGACCTCGGTCTACAAGCACAAGGAGAGGAAGCCAAAAAAGCCTCACTACATCCCAAGGCCATGGGGCAAGCCATACAACTACAAATGTTTCCAGTGCCCCTTCACCTGCATGGAAAAGTCCCACCTCTACAACCACATGAAGTACAGCCTGTGCAAGAactccctctccctcctcatcGAGTCCGACTGGCCCTACAAGAAGGGCAATCTGCTCCACCCGGAGCTGCGACTCCTGCATGCAACGGAGACCTCCCGCCTGCGCGGGCGGCGGGATGAGCAGGAGACCTGCGACTCCTCGGCCATGTCGGGAGGGTCAGTTAGGATCAAGCAGACCTCCATCAGGGACAGCCATGAGGACAAGCCGATGTCAGGGGTGGAGATTCTGCCTGCTGAAGGGGCCGGTGAAGAAGGTGGCCCGttccaagaggaggaggaggatgttgcTGGCCTGTTGAGGGAGATGGATGcgggggagaagaaagagaaaaatgaagaggcaGGTTGCCAAGGTGACCCAGCTGAACCAGAAGTGAACACTTTGGTCTTTGGTTTCAAGAACAAGAGGGAAAAGCCTTGCAAGGAGGTAGAGCCCGACTTCATCATCACAGACGTCTTCTCCCTCAAGAACCACGTCATGAAAAGCAGGGAAATGGCCTCCCCAGACCTAGATGCTAAGCCAAAGCATTGCAAAGTGCCAAAGAAATGCCTGGCCAGCAGCGGGATCCTCATGGAGCAGTGGAAGCTGGTGGCAAATGGGCAAAGGAGGAACACATCTGAGGTCTCCCCACCTTGTACTGACAGCAACATCATCCCGTGCTACCCCCCTCCAGCCTACAGTGACTACCACGAACCTCAGGGCCTCAACCTCTCACTGCTGGGTATTAATTACCCATTAAACCCCAGTGTCTTCTCCTACCTGAGCCCCACCATGGCCAACAGCGCTACAACTCACCCGCACTTGGCTCAGCTGCCCTTCCTGGCCTCCACAGCCCAGCTGATGCATCCACATGCCTCCCACTTCCAGCCTCTGCAGAGCCCTGAGCGCTCAGCCTTCCTTCCCCGCTTCTACTACCCCTTGCTTTTCGAGCACACCTTCAGCTCCACTGAAAGCAAGATGTCCTCCAGTAAGCCAGAAGCCCAGCAGCTGGTGGGCTCTGTCATGCCCACACCGCCCCAAGCCAAACCTCCCAGTGAGCCAACCAAACCAGGGCTGCTGAAGGTACCAGTTCTGAAGACAAGTTTTCCTTGGTCCAAAGGTGTCAGAGAGGAGCCAGCCTCCGAGCTCAGCCACCCTGCCATGCTGgggcaggaagaagaggagaaatggcTGTCCCAAGAGGAGAGCAACCCAGCTTTGGGCCTCAACAACCTACGCAAAAAGCCAGTCACTGACATCTACCAAAACATGGTGGGGATGAAGGATGGCGCTTTTGCCCCCAGCAGCATCCGGAAGACAGAGTTACCGGTGGTGACCTCTCTGGAGACCAGCAGCCCTCAGGGCAGCTCTCTGAAGAGGAAGTTCACTGCCAATGGTCTGGACTTGATAGGACCCGAAAGACTGATGCCTGGAAAACTCAGCTACCAGAGCAGGTAAGGTGCCTGTcatctctctgcctcctcctcatATCTGGTTGGCCCTAAACACCATCTTCACACCCCATCATATTACTGATCCCCCCACTTGCTTGTAAACCGTGAGATGAGTCTCCAAGGGCTGAGCACACTCCAGGCTGCTGGTCCGTACCAATGCCCACTCAGAGCGGGGCTTTCTGCCCTCCAACAACAAAGGACCTGAATAGCCTTCAGATGCATCCAAGCACCTGGGCTATGTCACCACTTGTTGTCCCTCACTCTCCCCTGTTTTATACAGAGCCAGAAGTGAGGTGGTGTCTGTGTGGTGTGGACCTGCACTCCCCAAGCACCAGGAAATCTCCTCTTGGGTCCCCAGATATCCCAGGGCTGCTGGAACAATCATTGcctatttttaaacacacacatttgCATTCCTTTGATTTGCCTTCTGGTTTCAAAGCCCCGAGGGAGGGTCACGTTTccaaacatttccttttacctGGGGCTAGAAATGTGCACAGCTCCTTTTAACAAAATTTCAGTTCCTCCCCTGGTTGTGCAAGTCCAGCTGTGGCTCCaagaaaaatgtcactgtaaAACCTCTGCTTTTGGCACCCAGAGGAGCTTTCTCTGGAGAAGCTCTCCATGGTTTTCCATCTCCACCTGCTTCTTCCCTGCTCTCAGGCTGGCTGGAGAGATCCCCTCCAACTGGGCCTTCAGGACTGTGGGATGGTCATTTCCATCAACATTCTCCAGTGTTCCAAGAAGGACAATCCAATCCAGGTTTGGCTAGTTGAGGTGGGATCATTTACCAGCCCCCGTCTCCCCAGACTGGTCTTGGTGGGTGTCATGAAATAGCCTGTGTCAGGGTCCATCCACCTCCTGGGAGAACAATTCCAGGAGCAGGTCCAGCCAGGGGTCTGCATGCTCAGACCAAAGTCCTCTCTGGAAGGGCCTCATGCTGGCAACAGACAGTGGAGGAACCCTGGCTGAATCTGGTAATGCTGGCCCTGGACATATGCCCAAGGATTTTTCTATCTCTTTCCCTACTGATTGTATCCACTTCTTCTCTGCAGTGGTTCAAGGGCCAACCCTGGCCACATCCCCAAGGCCCTGGACCACTGGCACACGGAGGTCCTCACAGGCCAGCCTGAGGAACCGGAGAGGGGCAATGACACTGAAGTTCTTCCCTCTGTGGGTGCTGGCCTAGACCATGGTCTCTGCAAGCAGAGCAGACCCCAAGAGACTTTTGCCGCCATGATGGACTCTGAGGCCACAACCGTGCTTATTGGGGACCTGTCCAAAACCTTAGAAGAGTACCAAGAGGTGGAGAAGCAACTGTCTGATCTGGCAAAGGAGGACACCCCTGGGCAAAAAGAGCTGAGGGACCAGCTGGTCAAAATCCGAAGGGAGCTCTACCACATCCACCAGGCACTGGAGAAAGCCACCAAACCCCATGAGGGGCCTCTGGACCTCTCGGTGAAGAGATCCTCTGAAGGTCTGGAGAAGGTCCAGCAGGCCAAGAAGGAGCCCTGCAACATGAACCTGGGAAGTGAGAAGCTCCATGGCAAAGACCAAGGGGCCCTCAACAAATGTACGGCCACCGGGGAggtgggagatggggaggggCTGCCAAACTGCCTCCTTGAGGCCGAGAACAAAACCATCGACCTGCTGATCAAGATGAGCCGCTCCGAGAGCCTCCGGGCATCCTCCTCCGAGGCCCACCTGGGCACTGTGATCAAGGCTGAGGTCCTGCCGCTCACCATGCCCCTGGAGCTCCGGCACGTGATGGAGCCCTACTACAGCCGTACCACCAAGTGCGAGGCAGACTCCAGTGTCCTGCTCTGCTCCGATGGCAGGTCCAGCACCACCCAGGGCCCTCAGCTCCCAGTCACCACTGAGGATGGGCCCCTGGGCTGCCGGGCCATGCAGCGCTCCCTCTCCTGCAGCCTTCCCAGCGAGACAGATGCAGTGTGTGtccacagccctctgcatgccGACCCCTAAGTCCACCTTGCTCGAAAGCTCCTGGATCTCACTGACCACCTCATGCGTCACCTTCCTAGTGTCCCACCTCTCcgctctccctcttccccatgGATGAAAGCTTAACGACTGCCTGGCTGGGGCCACGTTGAGTGGGGTCCCAGCTAGCTCCCCCAGCTGACTCCACAAGGTGTAAAAAACCAGTCCCTGTCCTACCCCAGTGTCAAGGACGGTGCTTCTGGGCTCTGCATGCTCCACAGCCTCAGCTCCCTGGTCCTGGAGCTCCCTTCGAAAGGGAAGTCACTGgcaggtaaaaaaagaaaactgctgaaagcaCCAAGCTTTCGGTAAAAGGCTAATCCAGCTGTCTCATCAGAGACACTCAGGGACTTTTGCAACCCAGCTCCCATGATCTGTGGACAGGGAAGGAACCACAGACAGGGTATCTGCAAGGCCAAGCTTTGGTCCAGCCATGGTTGTTCTCAGACTGTGGCTGTCACCTTGTACGGAGTAAAGACATGGTGGCTTCGCCCCATGGTGGCTTGAGAGTCACAGCAGGGATGCCCAGCTGGACTGACCCAGAGGCCAAGTACTTTCTGCACTGTGGAGACAAGAACATCTTCCCAGCCACAATGACAAAACAACATGGGAGCCACCTTGCCACAGCTCCACACCTGGGTCATGAGCTCTCCTGCCAAGGGCATTTGCCACGTGTGGGGACTGCTGGGCTGTGGGGACTTGTTCCTGCCCACCGGTTCTCCAGTGTCCAGCTCCTTCTTTTGCCTTTACACAGAAAGGactttccctccctctgctccaatGGCCTCTCCCCATGCAGACATGATGCACATTCCTCATGAAGGCAGAGTACAGCTCCCATGAGCTCCTGCTCACTAGTCCTAATCCCCCAAATGATGACACTTGGGACAGCAAAATGGGTGAGACGATGCTGCCACGTACCCCACTGCTCGAGAAGCAAAGACCCTAAAAACAACTGTGAAGGGACAAGCTTGACCTATCCCAAGCTGGAATGATGCTGAGCGGTCACCCCTCAGCCAGAGCACCAGAGAGCTACCCATCCGGGCAGGTGCCTGCTGCCTGTGGGATGAGTGCTGGCCTTCCCAAAAGGCCACCTTCTCCCCGTGCTCACCGGGGGCTCTTGCCTCTGTTGGGCAGGCTGGTACCCACGGCAGGGCAGTCAcacctccctgtcccctgccaccCTGCTGAGCAGCATCTGCTCCGGCTCAGGATGTCCCCATGCTTGGGCCAGGATTTCTTGGACTCCCTCCCACTGTGGCAGGTATAATGTGCTCTCCTTAGCCTGGAAAAGCCAGGTACCCTTTCCTCTCCCATCCACACTCCCTGTTCAAGAGGTGGTGGGGTGTCCTGTTAGCACCCAGGGCCTTCACTGACTTGACCTGGTGGCTTGTTCTTTGCAATGAGAAGAGCTGGGATGCAGGGCAGAAGGGCAGGACAAAGAGGACAGCAAGCAAAGCCACAAATAAGGACCTACACAGCAAGGAGACTTTAGAAGCTGGCTCTTCTCTGGGCACAAAGTGGACAATCCTAATGCAGGTGGCTGAAGAAGGCAAGCCCGTGCATAGGACCTGGGACTCCCAAGTACTTTAATGGACCCAGACAACAGGAAGAGTTGACTCTTCTCACCTGATTGCTCTCTGGACAAAGCTTCCACCTCATCAAAGTGGTTTATTTCTCACTCAAGGACTTTGCTTAGGGCACACAGGCCTGTTGAGTTATTGGTCTCTTCTCTCTCTCGAAAAGTATGGGGCGGTGAGCGGCAGTCAAAAGGACAGATGCTCAGCTCAGCACCATGGCCATTTTGAGCCAGGTCCAGATCTTCCTGATGGGCCAtgtcctgctgcttcccagcGTGGCCCTGGCCCCACAAGGCCCAAGTGAAGGTCATGACATGCCACCAGAACAGACCTGAGTTTGGGTGCAGGATCCTTGACCCCAGAGGAGGTGGCATTGGGCCTTCCTTTCTGGGTTTGAATAGTGCTGTCATCTTTGGATGCTGTAACACTATCAGCACAGCAGCCGCCTCCATACCAAGCACCTTGCTCACACTACCCACTGCCAACAGCCTGCCAGTCTCTCTCCAGCCTCTTCTGCCACCCTGTGCCCCTCTGTCACCCTGTGCCCCTCTGTCACCcgccccttcccagctccctctTCACACAGTCCTGGCAGCTGCTGTTCCCCATGCCAGCACCTCCCTGTTCCTGTCTCTCAGGGCTCCCTACTCTCCCCCACACCAGCTTCTCTGTGCATCTTTCATGCCAGGACCCTCATCCAGCGCACAGCAGGGCACCCACAGGCACAGCCAAGAAGTTGGAGCCCCATTTTCCCATGACATCCTTCCCTGCCCACCCAGCCTTTACCTCCTCTGAGGAACAACAAGACGTGTAGGTCCCTCCGCCCATCCGGGAGCCCCATCTCCTCCCAGCCCCAAGGATCGCACTGTTTTTCTTAGCAGATCCCCATCTGAAATTGGGCACCTTGGAGGTCCAAGACAACAGAGGGGTAGCTGAGCTCTGTGACCAGCAGCCCTGGGCTTCAGCAGAAGGTCTGTGCCCAGACCACCAGGCAGTGCTGCCTTTCACCCCTTTTTAGCTGAGATATTGCCTGCACACAAgtcacctctccctccccagcccctgacTCCATCCTGCCACCCTGAGCTGGGATGCTGCCCTGCTCCGTGATGCCCACGCTGTGAGCTGGGCACACCTCCTGCGAGTGGAGCCGTTGCCAGCAGCCCTCGCCACGTTGCTCATGGTCTCCCTCGCCTCTGCAGAAAGCCGGGGGGGCAAGTGGGAGGAGGAGGCCGATCACACAGTATTTATTGTTCACAGTTTTACGAAtgtacaaaacaaaaaccaaaccattaaagggaaaaaacctcGAATGGAAGTTGCTGCTGTCTGCTTTGTTCTCCTCTCTGGGaagccctgcctgctctggccAGATCCTGCAGCAGCCCCACGCCATGGCTTTCCATCACAGAGCCACGCACTCCCCGCATTTCGGAGGCTCAAGGTTAGCCACCAGCAGGATGTGGCCAGATGTTGATGCTGGCTG includes these proteins:
- the PRR35 gene encoding proline-rich protein 35 isoform X2, with product MSKDDVGCKLTSVYKHKERKPKKPHYIPRPWGKPYNYKCFQCPFTCMEKSHLYNHMKYSLCKNSLSLLIESDWPYKKGNLLHPELRLLHATETSRLRGRRDEQETCDSSAMSGGSVRIKQTSIRDSHEDKPMSGVEILPAEGAGEEGGPFQEEEEDVAGLLREMDAGEKKEKNEEAGCQGDPAEPEVNTLVFGFKNKREKPCKEVEPDFIITDVFSLKNHVMKSREMASPDLDAKPKHCKVPKKCLASSGILMEQWKLVANGQRRNTSEVSPPCTDSNIIPCYPPPAYSDYHEPQGLNLSLLGINYPLNPSVFSYLSPTMANSATTHPHLAQLPFLASTAQLMHPHASHFQPLQSPERSAFLPRFYYPLLFEHTFSSTESKMSSSKPEAQQLVGSVMPTPPQAKPPSEPTKPGLLKVPVLKTSFPWSKGVREEPASELSHPAMLGQEEEEKWLSQEESNPALGLNNLRKKPVTDIYQNMVGMKDGAFAPSSIRKTELPVVTSLETSSPQGSSLKRKFTANGLDLIGPERLMPGKLSYQSSGSRANPGHIPKALDHWHTEVLTGQPEEPERGNDTEVLPSVGAGLDHGLCKQSRPQETFAAMMDSEATTVLIGDLSKTLEEYQEVEKQLSDLAKEDTPGQKELRDQLVKIRRELYHIHQALEKATKPHEGPLDLSVKRSSEGLEKVQQAKKEPCNMNLGSEKLHGKDQGALNKCTATGEVGDGEGLPNCLLEAENKTIDLLIKMSRSESLRASSSEAHLGTVIKAEVLPLTMPLELRHVMEPYYSRTTKCEADSSVLLCSDGRSSTTQGPQLPVTTEDGPLGCRAMQRSLSCSLPSETDAVCVHSPLHADP
- the PRR35 gene encoding proline-rich protein 35 isoform X1, coding for MTPGLALLFPSLMFPANNPINAQERLWKSPAPRLGGVWERWVPARGDSPHPAPPSSLQPPGPEQGPSWDRKGGRAGTQRFPGRCGKIHVLCPSVPTRSHLQAPATMSKDDVGCKLTSVYKHKERKPKKPHYIPRPWGKPYNYKCFQCPFTCMEKSHLYNHMKYSLCKNSLSLLIESDWPYKKGNLLHPELRLLHATETSRLRGRRDEQETCDSSAMSGGSVRIKQTSIRDSHEDKPMSGVEILPAEGAGEEGGPFQEEEEDVAGLLREMDAGEKKEKNEEAGCQGDPAEPEVNTLVFGFKNKREKPCKEVEPDFIITDVFSLKNHVMKSREMASPDLDAKPKHCKVPKKCLASSGILMEQWKLVANGQRRNTSEVSPPCTDSNIIPCYPPPAYSDYHEPQGLNLSLLGINYPLNPSVFSYLSPTMANSATTHPHLAQLPFLASTAQLMHPHASHFQPLQSPERSAFLPRFYYPLLFEHTFSSTESKMSSSKPEAQQLVGSVMPTPPQAKPPSEPTKPGLLKVPVLKTSFPWSKGVREEPASELSHPAMLGQEEEEKWLSQEESNPALGLNNLRKKPVTDIYQNMVGMKDGAFAPSSIRKTELPVVTSLETSSPQGSSLKRKFTANGLDLIGPERLMPGKLSYQSSGSRANPGHIPKALDHWHTEVLTGQPEEPERGNDTEVLPSVGAGLDHGLCKQSRPQETFAAMMDSEATTVLIGDLSKTLEEYQEVEKQLSDLAKEDTPGQKELRDQLVKIRRELYHIHQALEKATKPHEGPLDLSVKRSSEGLEKVQQAKKEPCNMNLGSEKLHGKDQGALNKCTATGEVGDGEGLPNCLLEAENKTIDLLIKMSRSESLRASSSEAHLGTVIKAEVLPLTMPLELRHVMEPYYSRTTKCEADSSVLLCSDGRSSTTQGPQLPVTTEDGPLGCRAMQRSLSCSLPSETDAVCVHSPLHADP